In Bdellovibrionales bacterium, the following proteins share a genomic window:
- a CDS encoding dihydrofolate reductase: protein MSRLRVESFSISLDGYGAGPNQNLENPLGQNGMTIMEWFRPTLTFHKMIGQVGGTTGIDNKYASRGFEGIGANIMGRNMFDPIRGPWKDVEWKGWWGPNPPYHSPVFVLTHHERKPIEMEGGTIFYFITDGIESALKQAQKAASGKDIRLNGGVSVIRQYLSKGLVDYMHLAVSPKPLGAGENLFVGLNLVKLGYSVKENASGENATHIIFEKS from the coding sequence ATGAGCCGCCTGCGCGTAGAGAGTTTTTCAATATCCCTGGATGGATATGGAGCTGGTCCAAATCAAAATCTCGAAAATCCGCTCGGCCAGAATGGCATGACCATAATGGAATGGTTTCGACCGACACTCACGTTCCATAAAATGATAGGTCAGGTTGGCGGCACGACCGGCATCGATAATAAATATGCCTCGCGTGGGTTTGAAGGAATTGGTGCGAACATAATGGGACGTAATATGTTCGACCCCATTCGTGGACCTTGGAAAGATGTGGAGTGGAAGGGCTGGTGGGGACCTAATCCCCCGTACCATTCGCCGGTTTTTGTATTAACACACCACGAGCGAAAGCCGATTGAAATGGAAGGCGGAACTATATTTTATTTCATCACGGACGGAATTGAATCCGCACTTAAACAAGCGCAAAAGGCTGCAAGCGGAAAAGATATCCGTCTCAATGGCGGCGTTTCGGTGATTCGGCAGTATTTGTCTAAAGGCTTGGTAGATTATATGCATCTTGCTGTTTCTCCAAAACCGCTCGGTGCTGGTGAGAATCTATTTGTTGGACTTAATCTAGTAAAGTTGGGCTACTCCGTAAAAGAAAACGCCAGCGGTGAAAACGCAACTCACATAATCTTCGAGAAATCCTGA
- a CDS encoding NAD(P)/FAD-dependent oxidoreductase translates to MKSKGNKKSVAIIGAGFGGISVARKLTGSKDLEVHIIDRRNHHLFQPLLYQVAMAGLNPSDIAIPIRRLFRRNLNVHVVLAEVQSIDVENCRISYDDEWFEFDFIVIACGAKHFYFGRNDWENIAPGLKNVEQATEIRRRILTSFELAEKEKDKELQQAYLTFSVIGGGPTGVELAGAIAEMAKNTLVGDYRLADLNQTKVYLIEADPRILPAFPEKLSARAEHDLKELGVDVLKNTRASDLSLEGLRAGEKWINSKTIIWAAGVKPVSVAENTNVEKDKQGRFVVNKDLSLPANNRVFAVGDVAAALNDEGAPLPGIAPVAIQQGHFVGKQILDEINGRPRNRFQYWDKGIMATIGRSKAVVSSGRLQITGFTAWMAWVFIHIIYLMRFKNRVFVFFQWVWSYFRFGLGARLIVHKTWRFYSGKKLNYGTEIEKNDEY, encoded by the coding sequence ATGAAATCAAAGGGGAATAAAAAGTCTGTGGCAATAATAGGAGCCGGATTTGGCGGCATTTCTGTTGCCAGAAAGTTAACAGGCTCCAAAGACCTCGAGGTTCATATCATTGACAGAAGGAATCACCATTTGTTTCAACCGCTTCTCTACCAGGTGGCGATGGCAGGTCTAAACCCGTCAGATATCGCTATTCCTATTCGGCGTCTTTTTCGCCGAAACTTAAATGTCCATGTTGTTTTGGCCGAGGTCCAAAGCATAGATGTTGAAAACTGCAGAATCTCTTATGATGATGAGTGGTTTGAGTTTGATTTTATTGTTATAGCCTGTGGAGCGAAGCACTTTTATTTTGGCCGAAACGATTGGGAAAACATTGCTCCTGGATTGAAAAATGTCGAACAAGCTACAGAAATTAGAAGACGGATTCTAACTTCCTTTGAATTAGCTGAGAAAGAAAAAGACAAGGAGTTGCAGCAAGCCTACTTAACTTTTTCTGTTATTGGTGGAGGACCAACAGGAGTCGAACTGGCTGGAGCAATAGCTGAGATGGCAAAAAATACCCTCGTTGGTGACTATAGGCTTGCCGACTTAAATCAAACGAAGGTTTACCTCATTGAAGCTGATCCAAGAATTCTTCCGGCATTTCCCGAAAAATTGTCTGCGAGGGCCGAACACGACTTAAAAGAATTAGGCGTAGACGTGCTTAAAAATACAAGAGCTAGTGATTTGAGCCTTGAAGGGCTTCGAGCAGGAGAAAAATGGATAAATAGCAAAACAATTATTTGGGCCGCAGGCGTAAAGCCTGTAAGTGTTGCAGAAAATACCAATGTCGAAAAAGACAAGCAAGGGCGCTTTGTTGTTAATAAAGACCTGAGCCTCCCCGCTAATAACCGAGTCTTTGCAGTTGGTGATGTAGCTGCAGCTCTAAATGACGAGGGAGCCCCTCTTCCTGGAATTGCTCCCGTGGCAATCCAACAGGGGCATTTTGTCGGCAAGCAAATACTAGATGAAATAAATGGTCGCCCCAGAAACAGATTCCAATACTGGGATAAAGGAATTATGGCGACGATTGGAAGATCTAAGGCTGTTGTCAGCTCGGGAAGACTTCAGATCACGGGGTTTACTGCGTGGATGGCCTGGGTTTTTATTCACATTATTTACCTCATGAGATTCAAGAATAGGGTCTTTGTGTTTTTCCAGTGGGTCTGGAGCTATTTTAGATTTGGGCTTGGAGCACGGCTTATTGTTCATAAAACATGGCGATTCTACAGTGGGAAGAAATTGAATTACGGCACAGAAATTGAAAAAAACGATGAATATTAG
- a CDS encoding DUF1109 family protein: MRNPKLIDQLTTNLEAVTPISPLRNTVIWSAVSLAFVAVGLTMMQLRQISDVISQPMSVISGLWFLVNSFFLAFAASVVGQPGRKNQGLILSIGFATYLLLIGVLLGSAITLKNPMALSGMDCIIGVGALSVMPLIFFLRLVRKLAPTSPWLMGLLLGISTSALGAFGIGFSCAMDDPLHLLVFHFVAPAMVLGGIGAFAGKKWLRW, encoded by the coding sequence ATGAGGAATCCAAAACTCATTGACCAGCTCACCACGAATCTTGAAGCGGTAACACCTATTTCACCGCTTCGGAATACAGTCATTTGGTCGGCGGTCTCGCTCGCCTTTGTTGCAGTGGGCTTGACGATGATGCAGTTAAGACAGATCTCTGATGTGATCTCTCAACCGATGTCTGTGATTTCTGGTTTGTGGTTCTTGGTAAACTCCTTCTTCCTCGCGTTTGCCGCCAGTGTGGTAGGTCAACCGGGAAGAAAGAATCAAGGTCTCATTCTCTCAATCGGGTTTGCCACTTACTTGCTTTTGATCGGCGTTCTGCTTGGTTCTGCTATCACATTGAAAAATCCAATGGCTCTGTCAGGAATGGATTGCATCATTGGTGTAGGGGCTTTAAGCGTCATGCCGCTCATTTTCTTTTTGAGATTAGTAAGAAAATTGGCCCCGACGTCACCTTGGCTTATGGGCTTACTTCTCGGGATTTCAACTAGTGCATTAGGAGCTTTCGGCATCGGATTTTCATGCGCGATGGACGATCCGCTTCACTTATTGGTTTTTCATTTCGTTGCTCCGGCCATGGTGCTTGGTGGGATTGGAGCCTTTGCTGGTAAAAAGTGGCTGAGGTGGTAA
- a CDS encoding helix-turn-helix transcriptional regulator, translated as MAIKVKLAVLLAERQMLLKDLEEKTGIALNNLSVLKTDKAKAIRFSTLEELCNALNCQPGDLLEYVPDEKVKERK; from the coding sequence ATGGCGATAAAGGTCAAACTTGCTGTTTTATTGGCTGAGCGACAGATGTTGTTGAAAGACTTGGAGGAAAAAACTGGAATTGCCCTCAATAATCTTTCCGTCCTAAAGACGGATAAAGCAAAGGCAATCCGTTTTTCAACTCTTGAAGAGCTTTGCAATGCACTGAACTGTCAGCCAGGCGATTTGTTGGAATATGTACCCGATGAAAAGGTAAAGGAGAGAAAATGA
- a CDS encoding nucleotidyl transferase AbiEii/AbiGii toxin family protein translates to MTTKAKGTSIRQKIIDLGKKTDVDPRDLETLFMIERLVARLVTDKKLASRLVFKGGFVGIKIYESPRYTVDLDALLVKADIESTLELVKANAEKDLNDGVWFRFENQINLATQGEYGGIRHSYRAGIGEVLKNLKKAQVIHFDLGIGDPITPGPLQKQTPSLLTGNDEISWAVYPIETICAEKLHALISHGDQNSRSKDVHDLAIFYPR, encoded by the coding sequence ATGACCACAAAAGCAAAAGGCACATCCATAAGACAAAAAATCATCGACCTTGGAAAGAAAACAGATGTTGACCCACGGGATCTTGAAACCCTCTTTATGATTGAGCGATTGGTGGCCCGTTTGGTGACCGACAAAAAGTTAGCGAGCCGTTTAGTTTTCAAAGGTGGATTTGTTGGAATAAAAATTTATGAATCGCCACGATATACCGTGGATCTGGATGCCTTGCTTGTAAAGGCTGATATTGAAAGCACATTAGAACTTGTAAAGGCAAATGCAGAGAAAGATTTGAATGATGGGGTGTGGTTCCGTTTTGAGAATCAAATCAATCTTGCGACCCAAGGCGAATACGGTGGCATCCGTCATTCATATAGAGCAGGCATTGGTGAAGTTTTAAAAAATTTAAAAAAAGCACAAGTTATCCATTTTGATTTGGGAATTGGCGATCCGATAACTCCGGGGCCACTGCAAAAACAAACCCCGTCCTTACTTACGGGAAATGATGAAATCAGTTGGGCGGTTTATCCTATTGAAACTATCTGTGCGGAAAAACTCCATGCCTTGATTTCCCACGGCGATCAAAATTCCCGCTCCAAAGATGTACATGACCTTGCGATTTTTTACCCAAGGTAG
- a CDS encoding DUF692 domain-containing protein: MKGRCENMTREKLFPNLGVGLGLRAPHYSHIAQSKPKLGWFEAISENYMGLSQSGSGRPLKVLESIRQDYNVVLHGVSLSIGSTDELNFVYLKRLKELAEKIQPQWISDHLCWTSVTGENVHDLLPLPFTVEAMDHLVERVRRVQDFLGHRILLENVSSYISFKHSEMSEWDFMKEISNRADCGILLDVNNVYVNSFNHKFDPVAYLKALPRERIGQIHLAGHSRQGQILVDTHDAPVCNEVWDLFRTATKLFGPVSTMVEWDAKIPDFPQLKSESDKAQQIIIQEMEDAHEQRSLFA, encoded by the coding sequence ATGAAGGGGCGGTGTGAGAATATGACACGAGAAAAATTATTCCCGAATCTGGGAGTCGGACTTGGTTTAAGAGCACCACATTACTCTCATATCGCCCAATCCAAACCGAAACTCGGCTGGTTTGAAGCTATATCAGAGAACTACATGGGCTTAAGTCAATCGGGTAGCGGTCGACCTTTAAAGGTGCTTGAGTCAATCAGACAGGACTACAACGTCGTTCTTCACGGAGTTTCGCTGTCGATTGGCTCAACCGATGAATTGAATTTCGTTTACCTAAAAAGACTAAAAGAATTAGCCGAGAAAATTCAACCTCAGTGGATTTCAGATCATCTCTGTTGGACAAGCGTCACGGGAGAAAACGTCCATGACCTGCTGCCCCTGCCGTTTACAGTGGAGGCGATGGACCATTTGGTTGAGCGAGTACGCAGAGTCCAAGATTTTTTGGGCCATCGAATCTTGCTCGAAAATGTTTCAAGTTATATTTCGTTCAAACACTCCGAAATGAGCGAGTGGGATTTTATGAAAGAAATCTCAAATCGGGCCGACTGCGGAATCCTGCTTGACGTCAACAATGTCTATGTGAATTCATTCAATCACAAGTTTGATCCCGTGGCTTATTTGAAAGCATTGCCCCGTGAGCGGATCGGACAAATCCACTTGGCTGGTCACTCTCGGCAAGGTCAAATCTTAGTGGACACTCACGACGCCCCTGTATGTAACGAAGTTTGGGACCTCTTTCGGACTGCGACGAAACTGTTCGGCCCCGTCTCAACGATGGTGGAATGGGACGCCAAGATTCCGGACTTCCCGCAACTCAAAAGTGAAAGTGATAAAGCGCAACAAATCATCATCCAGGAAATGGAGGACGCACATGAACAACGCTCCCTCTTTGCGTGA
- a CDS encoding sigma-70 family RNA polymerase sigma factor: MSKGARHLDDSSDEKRLQELMRNAQGGDAISYRSLLLEIEKMISSFVKNSFFRLGLVGSSAWEDVTQEILLSIHAKRATYNPNQYFLPWLYSIARYKVIDFARAARTVSKFIDLELDLLELDVAHPQVEESNTSRDLLALFDDLPQKQRQVLELVKIQGLTIAEAATETSFSHSDIKVTIHRAIKTLQKRLRGEMSQ, translated from the coding sequence ATGAGTAAGGGCGCACGCCACCTAGACGATTCATCGGACGAAAAGCGCTTACAAGAGCTAATGAGGAATGCTCAAGGCGGAGATGCGATTTCATACCGCTCACTTCTCCTTGAGATTGAGAAAATGATTTCAAGTTTTGTGAAGAACAGCTTTTTCAGATTGGGATTAGTCGGTTCCAGTGCTTGGGAGGACGTCACCCAAGAGATTTTGCTGAGTATCCACGCGAAACGGGCGACCTACAATCCGAACCAGTACTTTTTGCCCTGGTTGTACAGCATCGCAAGATACAAGGTGATTGACTTTGCTCGTGCAGCAAGAACTGTTTCTAAATTTATTGATCTTGAATTGGACCTTTTGGAGCTTGATGTCGCTCATCCTCAAGTAGAGGAATCAAACACCAGTCGCGACCTGTTGGCCCTATTCGATGATCTACCCCAAAAACAGAGGCAGGTGTTGGAGCTCGTTAAGATTCAAGGTCTGACCATTGCCGAAGCGGCAACCGAAACCAGCTTTAGCCATTCCGACATCAAAGTGACCATCCATAGGGCGATCAAGACCCTGCAAAAAAGATTACGAGGAGAGATGTCACAATGA
- a CDS encoding GNAT family N-acetyltransferase, with amino-acid sequence MELRTHNEIKISDDKNLLRVEFVHALLKGAYWCKGIPLETFRAAVNGSLCFGAYIGNVQVAFARVVTDGATFAWLCDVIVDPNYRGRGISKALMKYIMSHSRMKGFRRICLATKDAHTLYEQFNFKITATPEYWMEIKDNDIYLNSKP; translated from the coding sequence ATGGAACTGAGAACACATAATGAAATAAAAATTAGTGACGACAAAAATCTATTGCGAGTCGAGTTCGTACATGCGCTTTTAAAAGGGGCCTATTGGTGCAAGGGTATTCCTCTGGAAACTTTCAGGGCCGCAGTAAATGGATCGCTATGCTTTGGGGCATACATAGGAAATGTTCAAGTGGCCTTTGCCCGTGTAGTCACTGACGGAGCTACTTTTGCTTGGCTTTGTGACGTCATTGTTGACCCTAACTACCGAGGAAGGGGCATATCAAAAGCTCTCATGAAATACATAATGAGCCATTCAAGAATGAAAGGCTTTCGTCGAATTTGTTTGGCAACAAAAGATGCGCACACATTATATGAGCAATTTAATTTTAAAATAACGGCAACCCCAGAATATTGGATGGAAATTAAGGACAATGATATTTATTTGAATTCCAAGCCATGA
- a CDS encoding DUF1697 domain-containing protein: MNKFVALIRGINVGGHSKLPMKDLVSICEKLEFKSIVTYIQSGNVIFETAKSKKDILQSLETSLAKRLKKHIDVVLRSEKELKETLGSNPFKKKENAKVGIFFQNGTIKQNQKYLECPTGESVHYGKREIFIYFKNGMGRSKLQLPRSGGTVRNINTLKKLIALLESPKHNLKRERTRVRIGAFAATKLSL; encoded by the coding sequence ATGAATAAATTTGTAGCTTTGATTCGAGGAATTAACGTTGGTGGACACAGCAAGCTGCCAATGAAAGATTTGGTTTCGATCTGTGAAAAATTGGAATTCAAATCAATAGTAACTTACATCCAAAGCGGAAATGTAATCTTTGAAACTGCGAAGTCCAAGAAAGACATTTTGCAATCGCTAGAAACAAGTTTGGCAAAAAGACTGAAAAAACATATTGACGTTGTTTTGCGCTCAGAAAAGGAACTAAAGGAAACACTTGGTTCCAACCCATTCAAAAAAAAGGAGAATGCGAAAGTTGGCATTTTTTTTCAGAATGGCACCATTAAACAGAATCAGAAATATCTCGAATGTCCGACCGGCGAATCGGTGCATTATGGCAAGAGGGAGATTTTCATCTATTTCAAAAATGGGATGGGTAGGTCAAAACTTCAATTACCAAGAAGCGGTGGAACCGTCAGAAATATCAATACGTTAAAAAAATTGATCGCTCTACTGGAGTCACCTAAACACAATTTGAAGCGCGAACGAACACGTGTTCGCATCGGAGCATTCGCTGCCACCAAGCTCAGTCTTTGA
- a CDS encoding DUF1905 domain-containing protein yields the protein MNISLEEGWGRLKATESIGKTHWQTAIWHDSKFKSYLLPIKSAVRKDESIEIGVSTLVTVAIESEDLRTSFLLRRSPDQ from the coding sequence ATGAATATTAGTCTGGAAGAGGGTTGGGGTCGATTGAAAGCGACGGAAAGTATCGGTAAAACCCATTGGCAAACAGCGATTTGGCATGACTCAAAATTCAAGAGCTACCTATTACCAATCAAATCCGCTGTGCGAAAAGATGAGAGCATTGAAATCGGCGTTTCGACATTGGTAACCGTGGCGATAGAATCAGAAGATTTGAGGACTTCCTTTTTGTTGCGGCGATCCCCCGATCAGTAG
- a CDS encoding GNAT family N-acetyltransferase → MKLIPIRQDGTSEVDPLLSELGQQVAQANCENYKKNGFQKPWCAYFALIDDTIIGSCAFKTPIHDGAVEIAYFTFPDFEGKGYATQMARTLIEIAKSSGASVLIKAQTLPEENASTNILRKLGFKKNDSIIHPEDGEVWDWELG, encoded by the coding sequence TTGAAGTTAATACCGATTAGGCAGGATGGTACTTCCGAGGTTGATCCATTGCTTTCCGAGCTTGGGCAACAGGTTGCACAGGCAAATTGCGAAAACTACAAGAAAAATGGATTCCAAAAGCCATGGTGCGCTTATTTTGCTTTGATTGACGATACCATTATTGGAAGTTGTGCTTTTAAGACGCCAATTCATGATGGGGCTGTTGAGATAGCCTACTTTACCTTTCCAGACTTTGAAGGAAAAGGCTATGCGACTCAAATGGCACGAACATTGATAGAAATCGCCAAAAGTTCTGGAGCATCAGTTCTAATTAAAGCGCAAACTTTACCTGAGGAAAACGCATCAACTAATATTCTTAGGAAATTAGGTTTCAAAAAAAATGATTCAATTATACATCCTGAAGATGGTGAGGTTTGGGATTGGGAGCTCGGTTAG
- a CDS encoding acetolactate decarboxylase produces the protein MKQLSTLFSAFTLSVLLISCASTNRPIEQYGSMREALGQQRSEGRVNLVDLSNKANYLGIGALAGLAGEVTIVDRRTIISTVGQDGKPVSSKVDTSQLHATMFVGAQVDDWIEVVTSQPMNQQELEGWLRKSAEGLGLNPKTPFMFKMAGELQNVRLHVINGACPLHARLHKKSLSKRQLPYEGEYKTITAEVVGVYASDAVGKLTHPDTAIHSHVVYSNGAGSDLTAHLEEFSIAKGTKLYLPKK, from the coding sequence ATGAAACAATTAAGCACTCTCTTTAGCGCGTTCACCCTCAGTGTACTCTTGATTAGTTGCGCATCAACCAACAGACCGATTGAGCAATACGGGTCGATGCGTGAGGCCTTGGGTCAGCAACGATCAGAGGGCAGAGTCAATTTGGTCGACCTCTCGAACAAAGCCAACTACTTGGGAATTGGTGCGCTAGCGGGTCTAGCGGGGGAGGTTACGATTGTTGATCGCAGGACCATTATTTCGACAGTCGGTCAAGATGGTAAACCCGTATCTAGCAAAGTAGATACCAGTCAGCTCCATGCGACCATGTTTGTAGGTGCTCAAGTCGACGATTGGATTGAAGTGGTTACTAGCCAACCGATGAACCAACAAGAGCTTGAAGGCTGGCTTAGAAAGTCTGCAGAAGGCTTGGGATTAAACCCTAAAACCCCTTTCATGTTTAAGATGGCAGGAGAACTTCAGAATGTGCGTTTACATGTAATCAATGGTGCGTGCCCTCTTCATGCGCGCTTGCACAAAAAAAGTCTATCTAAAAGGCAATTGCCTTACGAAGGTGAGTACAAGACAATCACGGCTGAAGTCGTGGGAGTCTATGCTAGTGACGCAGTAGGAAAACTCACCCATCCGGATACTGCTATTCACAGCCATGTTGTTTACTCAAATGGAGCGGGAAGCGATCTCACCGCTCACCTGGAAGAATTTTCGATTGCGAAGGGAACAAAGCTATATCTGCCAAAAAAATAA
- a CDS encoding DUF1398 family protein — translation MSKAIENLIEAQKFAMKIRPKVGGFPYFAEVLRQSGVTRNFWSLPSCQSLFLTKDGPVVMQGVPLVSGAVDVPKFNQEALIQVLRVDQAGKSTFPEFLAATWKAGVVSYDVDFTKRVVSYFGCEGEKYEEEYPAVQDFKMNEDELEGSLILERLAEVGKVDAFFEAIDSDDFEKVRQLMRKAGIDSETIQMVIDKMDH, via the coding sequence ATGAGTAAAGCGATTGAAAATTTGATAGAGGCACAGAAGTTTGCAATGAAAATTCGACCTAAAGTTGGTGGATTTCCATATTTTGCCGAAGTATTGCGGCAATCAGGTGTGACACGAAATTTTTGGTCACTTCCCTCTTGCCAGAGTTTGTTTTTAACAAAGGATGGTCCTGTTGTTATGCAAGGTGTGCCGCTGGTTAGTGGTGCTGTGGACGTACCAAAGTTTAACCAAGAAGCTCTTATCCAAGTGTTGCGAGTTGATCAAGCTGGGAAAAGTACATTTCCCGAATTTTTGGCGGCCACATGGAAAGCAGGAGTCGTAAGTTATGATGTCGATTTTACCAAGAGAGTGGTTTCATATTTTGGTTGTGAAGGTGAAAAATACGAAGAGGAATATCCAGCTGTACAAGATTTCAAGATGAATGAAGATGAGTTAGAGGGAAGTCTTATTCTTGAGCGACTGGCAGAGGTCGGCAAGGTTGATGCGTTTTTTGAGGCGATTGACTCGGATGATTTCGAAAAAGTTCGGCAACTGATGCGCAAGGCGGGAATTGACTCGGAGACCATTCAAATGGTCATCGATAAAATGGATCACTGA